The genomic DNA CAGGGAGCGGATCCGGGAGCGGGCACCGATGTTCATCAGCATGGTGACCGGAGCAGCGAACACGGACAGCAGGCCCCACCAGCCCTGCCACAGGGTGTCGGACGTCATCCTGCGGTAGGTGGCGGTTCCGCAGGTACGGCAGAAGGCGCCTTCCTCGGTCAGGAAGCGGAGCGTGACGACCAGACCCTGGTGCCCGCGCACCACGGTGTGGACGGCGGGTATCGCACCGCAGATGTGGCACGACACCACGGATCCGAAAGGAGGCAGCGGGTGATGGGGCGGCGTGGACATGAGAACTCCCGGGAACGACGTGGGCCCAGGAACCCTAACGGTTCGTGAGTTCCGCGAACTCCGCGAACGCCTCGTGAAACTGCGGGAACGTCTTCCGTACGCAGCCGGGGTCGTCGTACGTGATGCCGGGAACTCTCAGGCCCGTGACGGCGAACGACATCACGATGCGGTGGTCGCCGTGGGTGGCGATCTCGGTGGGGCGCGGTGTACCGGGGTGGATCCGGATCCAGTCCGGACCGGTCTCGACGGTGATGCCCATCCTCCGGAGGTTCTGCGCACAGGCCTCCAGCCGGTCGCACTCCTTCACCCGGGTGTTGCCGACGTCCTCGATGCGTACCGGCCCCGAGGCGAAGGGCGCGAGCGCGGCCAGCGTCGGCATGGTGTCGGAGATGTCGCGCATGTTGACCGTGAGGCCGCGGAGCGTGCCACGGGACCGGACGGTGGTGGAATCCGCGGTGCTGCGCACGTCGGCGCCCATACGGCGCAGTACGTCGACGAACCGCAGGTCGCCCTGGAGGGCGTCCTTGCCGAGGCCGGCGACGGTCACCTCGTGGCCGGTGAGCGCTGCCGCGGCGAAGAAGTAGCTCGCGGTGGATGCGTCGGGTTCGACGGCGTAGGGCGTGGCCCGGTAGCCCCCGGGCGGCACGGTGAAGACGTTGTCGTCGTGACCGCCACGGGTCACCTCGACGCCGAAGCTGCGCATCATCGCGAGGGTGATCTCGATGTACGGAGCGGAGACCAGGTCGGTGACGGTGATCCGGAGCCCTTCCGCCGTCAGCGGTCCGAGCATCAGCAGTGCGGTGAGGTACTGGGAGGACTCCCCCGCATCCAGGGTGAGTTCGCCGCCCTTGATCCCGGATGCGGTGACCCGCAGCGGGTGGTGGCCCTCGGCTGCCTCGTGGTGCAGATCGACACCGAGGGTGCGCAGGGCCTCGGTCAGCGGGGCGAGGGGCCGGCGGCGCATCTGGGCGGAGGCGTCGAAGCGGTAGGTGCCGGAGGCGGCGGCCGCGGCGAGGGTGGGCAGGAAGCGCGCCGTGGTGGCCCCGTCGCGGCAGTGGATGTCGGCCTCGGTGGCGGCGGGTCCGGCCGGGCGGCCCTCGATGTGCCAGCGGTCCGCTTCCTTCGCGACGTCGTAGCCGAGGCGTGCGAGACCTTCGGCAAAACCCTCGGTGTCGTCCGAGCACAGGGGACGTACGAGGGTGCTGGTGCCCTCCGCCGCGGCGGCCAGGAAGAGGGCGCGTGCGGTGACGGACTTGGAGCCGGGGATGTGGATGACGGTCACGGGTCCCCATCCTGCCGTGCGGCGCGCGGCCGGGCGGGGTGCGTCCAGCGAGTGGACGCACCCCGCCCGGCCGGTCCGGTCGTCCGACCGTCAGCGGATGGTGCGGTGAACGTTTTCCCTGGTGGCCGGGCCGGGGGTGGCATCGGCGATCCAGGGGCCTTCGCCGCTCGGGTCGACGATCCCCTCCTCCAGCCAGGTGTACGCACCGTTCAGGACGGAGTCGACCACACGCCGGTCGAGGTCGTCCGTGTTGGACCAGAGGCGGTTGAAGAGTTCCTCGGTCCGGATGCGGGACTGGTGGCAGAAGGCGTCGGCGAGTTGGTAGGCCTCCCGGCCGTGATCACCGGTGGTACGCAGATGTTCGGCACGGACGCAGGCGGAGCTCATCGCGAAGAGCTCCGCTCCGATGTCGACGATCCTGCCGAGGAAGCCCTGTTTGGTCTCCATGCGGCCCTGCCAGCGCGACATCGCGTAGAAGGTGGAGCGGGCCAGCTTGCGGGCGGAGCGTTCGACGTAACGCAGATGGCTGGACAGGTCCGGGTGGCCGGATGGGTGGAACTCGTTGTAGGTGCGCGGGAGTTGCCCTGGGCCTGCGACCAGTTTGGGTAGCCAGCGGGCATAGAAGCCGGCCGCGTTCGCTCCCGCCTTCGCCTTGGCGGAGAGCGGCTTGTCGGGGTCGATCAGGTCACCCGCGACCTTCAGATGGGCGTCGACGGCCTCACGGGCGATCAGCAGATGCATGATCTCCGTGGAGCCCTCGAAGATCCGGTTGATCCGCAGGTCCCGCAGGAGTTGCTCGGCAGGGACGGCACGCTCGCCCCGGGCGGCGAGGGAGTCGGCGGTCTCGAAGCCCCGACCGCCGCGGATCTGGACCAGTTCATCAGCCATCAGACAGCCCATCTCGGAGCCGTACAGCTTGGCCAGGGCCGCTTCGATGCGGATGTCGTTACGGTCCTCGTCCGCCATCTGGGAGGCGAGATCGACAACGGCCTCCAGGGCGAAGGTGGTGGCGGCGATGAAGGAGATCTTGGCGCCCACGGCTTCGTGCCGGGCGACAGGCCTGCCCCACTGTTCGCGGACCGCCGACCATTCACGGGCGATCTTCAGACACCACTTCCCGGCGCCGACACACATGGCGGGCAGGGACAGCCGTCCCGTGTTGAGGGTGGTGAGGGCGATCTTGAGACCGGCGCCTTCGGGGCCGATGCGGTTGGCGGCCGGGACCCGGACGCGGTGGAAGCGGGTCACGCCGTTCTCGAGCCCGCGCAGCCCCATGAAGGCGTTGCGGTTCTCCACGGTGACACCCGGGGCGTCCGCCTCCACGACGAACGCGGTGATGCCGCCCTTGTGGCCGACCGACTTCGGGACACGGGCCATGACGACCAGCAGGTCGGCGACGACACCGTTGGTCGTCCACAGCTTCACACCGTCGAGGATGTAGTCGGAACCGTCCGGAACGGCCGAAGTGGCGAGCCGGGCAGGGTCGGAGCCGACATCGGGCTCGGTGAGAAGGAACGCCGAGATGTCGGTGCGGGCGAGC from Streptomyces sp. NBC_01707 includes the following:
- the aroA gene encoding 3-phosphoshikimate 1-carboxyvinyltransferase, which translates into the protein MTVIHIPGSKSVTARALFLAAAAEGTSTLVRPLCSDDTEGFAEGLARLGYDVAKEADRWHIEGRPAGPAATEADIHCRDGATTARFLPTLAAAAASGTYRFDASAQMRRRPLAPLTEALRTLGVDLHHEAAEGHHPLRVTASGIKGGELTLDAGESSQYLTALLMLGPLTAEGLRITVTDLVSAPYIEITLAMMRSFGVEVTRGGHDDNVFTVPPGGYRATPYAVEPDASTASYFFAAAALTGHEVTVAGLGKDALQGDLRFVDVLRRMGADVRSTADSTTVRSRGTLRGLTVNMRDISDTMPTLAALAPFASGPVRIEDVGNTRVKECDRLEACAQNLRRMGITVETGPDWIRIHPGTPRPTEIATHGDHRIVMSFAVTGLRVPGITYDDPGCVRKTFPQFHEAFAEFAELTNR
- a CDS encoding acyl-CoA dehydrogenase family protein; its protein translation is MTAPSAPKNTPKVTEREARQVAEAAREQDWRKPSFAKELFLGRFRLDLIHPHPLPAADDVRRGEAFLARLRDFCETKIDGAVIEREAKIPDEVINGLKELGALGMKIDPKYGGLGLTQVYYNRALSLVGSANPAIGALLSAHQSIGVPQPLKLFGSQAQKDMFLPRLARTDISAFLLTEPDVGSDPARLATSAVPDGSDYILDGVKLWTTNGVVADLLVVMARVPKSVGHKGGITAFVVEADAPGVTVENRNAFMGLRGLENGVTRFHRVRVPAANRIGPEGAGLKIALTTLNTGRLSLPAMCVGAGKWCLKIAREWSAVREQWGRPVARHEAVGAKISFIAATTFALEAVVDLASQMADEDRNDIRIEAALAKLYGSEMGCLMADELVQIRGGRGFETADSLAARGERAVPAEQLLRDLRINRIFEGSTEIMHLLIAREAVDAHLKVAGDLIDPDKPLSAKAKAGANAAGFYARWLPKLVAGPGQLPRTYNEFHPSGHPDLSSHLRYVERSARKLARSTFYAMSRWQGRMETKQGFLGRIVDIGAELFAMSSACVRAEHLRTTGDHGREAYQLADAFCHQSRIRTEELFNRLWSNTDDLDRRVVDSVLNGAYTWLEEGIVDPSGEGPWIADATPGPATRENVHRTIR